In Pseudomonas sp. GCEP-101, one DNA window encodes the following:
- the sbcD gene encoding exonuclease subunit SbcD, which produces MRILHTSDWHLGQHFMGKSREAEHQAFCAWLIEQVREQAVDAVIVAGDVFDTGAPPSYAREQYNRFIVALRDTGARLVVLGGNHDSVAMLEESRDLLACLDTQVIAAVGTDLDRQLLVLPERGGQPGAILCAIPFIRPRDVLTSQAGQSAQDKQLALQQAIQAHYRALFERAQAQREALGRHLPIIATGHLTTVGASASESVREIYVGTLEAFPTSAFPAADYIALGHIHRPQKVGGLEHIRYSGSPIALSFDEATQGKEVLLVDLDDSGLRSVTALPVPRFQPLKSVSGSLAELPAELARVAREGSAEQPVWLEVMVHTDDYLTDIQLRVEKLCEELPVIVLRTRRERGTAQAALFSEARETLDELSPEDVFRQRLDAEDLDAPLRERLTGLYRQVVAELQEERP; this is translated from the coding sequence ATGCGCATTCTCCACACCTCCGACTGGCACCTCGGCCAGCACTTCATGGGCAAGAGCCGCGAGGCCGAGCACCAGGCGTTCTGTGCCTGGCTGATCGAACAGGTGCGCGAGCAGGCGGTGGATGCCGTGATCGTCGCTGGCGATGTGTTCGACACCGGCGCGCCGCCCAGCTACGCCCGCGAGCAGTACAACCGCTTCATCGTGGCATTGCGCGACACCGGCGCGCGCCTGGTGGTGCTGGGTGGCAACCACGACTCGGTGGCGATGCTGGAGGAGTCCCGCGATCTGCTCGCCTGCCTCGACACCCAGGTGATCGCCGCCGTCGGCACCGACCTCGACCGCCAGTTGCTGGTGCTGCCCGAGCGTGGCGGCCAGCCCGGCGCCATCCTCTGCGCGATCCCCTTCATCCGTCCGCGCGACGTGCTCACCAGCCAGGCCGGGCAGAGCGCGCAGGACAAGCAACTGGCGCTGCAGCAGGCGATCCAGGCGCATTACCGCGCATTGTTCGAGCGCGCCCAGGCGCAGCGCGAAGCCCTCGGCCGGCACCTGCCGATCATCGCCACCGGCCACCTCACCACCGTCGGCGCCAGCGCCAGCGAGTCAGTGCGGGAAATCTACGTCGGCACGCTGGAGGCCTTCCCCACCAGCGCCTTCCCGGCGGCCGACTACATCGCCCTCGGCCACATCCACCGGCCGCAGAAGGTCGGCGGCCTGGAGCACATCCGCTACAGCGGCTCGCCGATTGCGCTGAGCTTCGACGAGGCGACCCAGGGCAAGGAAGTGCTGCTGGTGGACCTGGATGACAGCGGCTTGCGCAGCGTCACCGCGCTGCCGGTGCCGCGCTTCCAGCCCCTGAAATCGGTGTCCGGCAGCCTCGCCGAACTGCCCGCCGAGCTGGCCCGCGTCGCCCGCGAGGGGAGCGCAGAGCAGCCGGTGTGGCTGGAAGTCATGGTGCACACCGACGACTACCTGACCGACATCCAGTTGCGCGTCGAGAAACTCTGCGAGGAATTGCCGGTGATCGTCCTGCGCACCCGCCGCGAGCGCGGCACCGCGCAGGCGGCGCTGTTCAGCGAAGCCAGGGAAACCCTCGACGAACTCAGCCCCGAGGACGTGTTCCGCCAGCGCCTGGACGCCGAGGACCTGGACGCGCCGCTGCGCGAAC
- a CDS encoding TAXI family TRAP transporter solute-binding subunit: MQRLLNMLKDLAILVRANLWLVPVLAALVAAVFYFVAPPPPMSATLATGAPGGGYAVFGQRLKEELAKQGFDLKLVRTAGSRENLGKLLDDASGVDLALVQSGQELQLEPAQRAHLQTLGAMFQEPLWLFQRREAKIDRLADLLALRVAIGGTGSGTEAVTGAILKANEISTEPLPAGWQARGGNAVANELLAGQLDAAFFVGPAENPLIQRLAASPELKLTGFRRAHAYEARIPFLKRVEVSEGLLNLAQNVPDQDLATLSPVATLVVNGDFHPALTPLILEAARSVMKSGSLLDAAGAFPSAEPRTLALQEDAGRYYKSGPPLLQRFLPFRIASLADRYIILLIPFIAILIPLLKSIGPLYRWRIRARIYRWYRYLREIDRRLDERTGSAELSSEIERLEQLEAELAKVEVPLSYYNELYELHLHLNYVIRRLRQLRRNRRERDAGLVPATE; the protein is encoded by the coding sequence ATGCAACGCCTTCTGAACATGCTCAAGGACCTCGCCATCCTGGTGCGCGCCAACCTCTGGCTGGTGCCGGTGCTGGCCGCGCTGGTCGCGGCGGTCTTCTACTTCGTCGCCCCGCCGCCGCCGATGAGCGCCACCCTGGCGACCGGCGCGCCGGGCGGTGGCTACGCGGTGTTCGGCCAGCGGCTGAAGGAGGAGCTGGCCAAGCAGGGCTTCGACCTGAAGCTGGTGCGTACCGCGGGCTCGCGGGAGAACCTCGGTAAACTGCTGGACGACGCGAGCGGCGTCGACCTGGCGCTGGTGCAGAGCGGCCAGGAGTTGCAACTGGAACCTGCGCAGCGCGCCCACCTGCAAACCCTCGGGGCGATGTTCCAGGAACCGCTGTGGCTGTTCCAGCGCCGCGAAGCGAAGATCGACCGCCTGGCCGACCTGCTCGCCCTGCGTGTGGCCATCGGCGGCACCGGCAGCGGTACCGAGGCGGTCACCGGAGCCATCCTGAAGGCCAACGAGATATCCACAGAGCCGCTTCCGGCCGGCTGGCAGGCGCGCGGCGGCAACGCCGTGGCCAACGAACTGCTGGCCGGCCAGCTGGACGCTGCCTTCTTCGTCGGCCCGGCGGAGAACCCGCTGATCCAGCGCCTGGCCGCCAGCCCCGAGCTGAAACTCACCGGCTTTCGCCGCGCCCATGCCTACGAGGCGCGGATTCCCTTCCTCAAGCGCGTGGAGGTCAGCGAAGGCCTGCTGAACCTGGCGCAGAACGTGCCGGACCAGGACCTGGCCACCCTCTCCCCGGTCGCCACCCTGGTGGTCAACGGCGACTTCCATCCGGCGCTCACGCCACTGATCCTCGAGGCCGCGCGAAGCGTCATGAAGAGCGGCAGCCTGCTGGATGCGGCCGGCGCCTTCCCCAGCGCCGAACCACGCACCCTGGCCCTGCAGGAAGACGCCGGGCGCTACTACAAGAGCGGCCCGCCGCTGCTGCAGCGTTTCCTGCCGTTCCGCATCGCGTCCCTGGCGGACCGCTACATCATCCTGTTGATCCCCTTCATCGCCATCCTCATCCCGTTGCTCAAGTCCATCGGCCCGCTGTACCGCTGGCGCATCCGCGCGCGCATCTACCGCTGGTACCGTTACCTGCGCGAGATCGACCGGCGCCTGGACGAACGCACCGGCAGCGCCGAACTGAGCAGCGAGATCGAGCGCCTGGAGCAACTGGAGGCCGAGCTGGCCAAGGTCGAGGTGCCGCTGTCGTACTACAACGAGCTGTACGAGCTGCACCTGCACCTGAACTACGTGATCCGCCGCCTGCGCCAGCTGCGCCGCAACCGCCGCGAGCGCGACGCGGGGCTGGTGCCGGCGACGGAGTGA
- the yejK gene encoding nucleoid-associated protein YejK — protein sequence MPIRHAIVHLIDKKPDGNPATLHARDAELGDSQAIENLMADLNESYNAKPNKAWGLFQGESGAYPFSGWLGEYLDGGKDFVGFSKQAVEHLKTLMEESNLSTGGHVLFCHYQQGMTDYLSIALLHHSEGVAVTDALEVTPSRHLDLGQLHMAARINISEWRNNKASKQYISFIKGKGGKKVSDYFRDFIGCTEGVDGPSETRTLLKAFSDFVESEDLPEEQAREKTDVLVDYATSQAKIGEPMALDALSELMDDQAPRAFYDYIRNKDYGLSPEIPADKRTLNQFRRFTGRAEGLSISFEAHLLGSKVEYDEERDMLIIRGLPTQLQDQLKRRKD from the coding sequence ATGCCGATTCGTCACGCCATCGTCCACCTGATCGACAAGAAGCCCGACGGCAACCCCGCGACGCTGCACGCGCGCGACGCCGAGCTGGGCGACTCCCAGGCCATCGAGAACCTGATGGCCGACCTCAACGAGAGCTACAACGCCAAGCCCAACAAGGCCTGGGGCCTGTTCCAGGGCGAGTCCGGCGCCTACCCGTTCAGCGGCTGGCTGGGCGAGTACCTGGACGGCGGCAAGGATTTCGTCGGCTTTTCCAAGCAGGCGGTGGAGCACCTGAAGACGCTGATGGAAGAGTCCAACCTCTCCACCGGCGGCCACGTGCTGTTCTGCCATTACCAGCAGGGCATGACCGACTACCTGTCCATCGCCCTGCTGCACCACAGCGAAGGCGTGGCGGTGACCGACGCGCTGGAAGTGACCCCGTCGCGCCACCTGGACCTGGGCCAGCTGCACATGGCGGCGCGGATCAACATCTCCGAATGGCGCAACAACAAGGCCTCCAAGCAGTACATTTCGTTCATCAAGGGCAAGGGCGGCAAGAAGGTCTCGGACTACTTCCGCGACTTCATCGGCTGCACCGAGGGCGTCGACGGCCCGAGCGAGACCCGCACCCTGCTCAAGGCCTTCAGCGACTTCGTGGAGAGCGAGGACCTGCCCGAAGAGCAGGCCCGCGAGAAGACCGACGTGCTGGTGGACTACGCCACCAGCCAGGCCAAGATCGGCGAACCGATGGCCCTGGACGCGCTCTCCGAGCTGATGGACGACCAGGCGCCGCGCGCCTTCTACGACTACATCCGCAACAAGGACTACGGCCTGTCGCCGGAAATCCCGGCGGACAAGCGCACCCTCAACCAGTTCCGCCGCTTCACCGGCCGTGCCGAGGGGCTGTCGATCAGCTTCGAGGCGCACCTGCTGGGCAGCAAGGTGGAGTACGACGAGGAACGCGACATGCTGATCATCCGCGGCCTGCCGACCCAGTTGCAGGACCAGCTCAAGCGCCGCAAGGACTGA
- a CDS encoding DUF4344 domain-containing metallopeptidase, producing MPASHAVTVAASPLSGHPRLHGSYWALLLLLGSHLLFAAPPPQPLPPNVARFVLANAEFSVMHEMGHMLIAEYDLPVLGREEDAADQLGFILLFRLYARLPRDEVDARLLDIADYWRLEWQTPKPPPDQVLAWDSHPLDEQRYYNIACLLYGSDMARLDWLPPLTGLPYERAVYCDQEFHQASKALEWIRHTRRTASIQRHAAWQLSWDTPSVNREEAEPLIALLRDGDRLQQMVSEVLRLFRPPRPLSLRLVSCGAPDAWYNRNSGEMALCYERLQHFREMAENLPRLRTPVTRQCPGPVGLRPGGC from the coding sequence ATGCCCGCTTCGCACGCTGTCACTGTCGCTGCGTCCCCGCTCTCCGGGCATCCCCGGTTGCACGGCTCGTACTGGGCACTGCTGTTGTTGCTCGGCAGCCACCTCCTGTTCGCCGCCCCGCCGCCGCAGCCGCTGCCACCCAACGTCGCGCGCTTCGTGCTGGCCAATGCCGAGTTCAGCGTGATGCATGAGATGGGGCACATGCTGATCGCCGAGTACGACCTGCCGGTGCTCGGCCGCGAGGAGGATGCGGCGGACCAGCTCGGCTTCATCCTGTTGTTCCGCCTCTATGCCAGGCTGCCGCGCGACGAGGTGGACGCACGCCTGCTGGATATCGCCGACTACTGGCGGCTGGAGTGGCAGACGCCCAAGCCGCCGCCGGACCAGGTGCTGGCCTGGGACAGCCATCCGCTGGACGAGCAGCGCTACTACAACATCGCCTGCCTGCTCTACGGCAGCGACATGGCGCGGCTGGACTGGCTACCGCCGCTCACCGGGCTGCCCTATGAGCGCGCGGTCTATTGCGACCAGGAGTTCCACCAGGCAAGCAAGGCCCTGGAATGGATACGCCACACCCGGCGCACGGCGTCGATCCAGCGCCACGCGGCGTGGCAGCTGAGTTGGGATACGCCATCGGTGAACCGCGAGGAGGCCGAGCCACTGATTGCGCTGCTGCGCGATGGCGATCGCCTGCAACAGATGGTCAGCGAGGTCTTGCGCCTGTTCCGCCCGCCGCGCCCGCTGAGCCTGCGGCTGGTCAGCTGCGGCGCGCCGGATGCCTGGTACAACCGCAACAGCGGGGAAATGGCGCTCTGCTACGAGCGCTTGCAGCACTTCCGCGAGATGGCCGAGAACCTGCCGCGCCTGCGTACCCCGGTGACGCGGCAGTGTCCCGGCCCGGTCGGGCTCAGGCCGGGCGGATGCTGA
- a CDS encoding glutathione S-transferase family protein, with amino-acid sequence MSELILHHYPTSPFAEKARLMLGFKQLSWRSVTIPPLMPKPDLTALTGGYRKTPVLQVGADIYCDTALIARRLEQEKAVPALYPEGHEFTAASFALWADSVIFQHAVSLVFQPESIALRFGKLPPQFLQAFVADRSQLFSGGTASKLPIEQAKHQWPAFMARVEQQLAREEGDFLFGEPSIADFALAHSLWFLKGTPITAPLVDDYPSVAAWLGRVLGFGHGAPSEMSAEEAIAVARDSQPAALPEEEFADPNGHQAGQRVVIAATDYGCDPVEGELLHAGVESLILRRDDERAGTVHVHFPRIGFSIRPA; translated from the coding sequence ATGTCCGAGCTGATCCTGCACCACTACCCGACTTCGCCCTTCGCCGAAAAGGCGCGTCTGATGCTGGGCTTCAAGCAGCTGTCCTGGCGCTCGGTGACCATCCCGCCGCTGATGCCCAAGCCGGACCTGACGGCGCTCACCGGTGGCTACCGCAAGACCCCCGTGCTGCAGGTCGGCGCCGATATCTACTGCGACACCGCGCTCATCGCCCGCCGCCTGGAGCAGGAAAAGGCCGTGCCGGCGCTGTACCCCGAGGGCCACGAATTCACGGCGGCCAGCTTTGCCCTGTGGGCCGACTCGGTGATCTTCCAGCACGCCGTCAGCCTGGTGTTCCAGCCCGAATCCATCGCCCTGCGCTTCGGCAAACTGCCGCCGCAGTTCCTCCAGGCCTTCGTCGCCGACCGCAGCCAGCTGTTCAGCGGCGGCACCGCCAGCAAGCTGCCGATCGAGCAGGCCAAGCACCAGTGGCCGGCCTTCATGGCGCGCGTCGAGCAGCAGCTCGCCCGCGAGGAGGGCGACTTCCTCTTCGGCGAGCCCTCCATCGCCGATTTCGCCCTGGCCCACAGCCTGTGGTTCCTCAAGGGCACGCCGATCACCGCGCCGCTGGTGGACGACTATCCTTCCGTCGCCGCCTGGCTCGGCCGCGTGCTGGGCTTCGGCCACGGTGCGCCGAGCGAGATGAGCGCCGAGGAGGCCATCGCCGTGGCCCGCGACAGCCAACCAGCCGCGTTGCCCGAAGAGGAGTTCGCCGACCCCAATGGCCACCAGGCCGGCCAGCGCGTGGTGATCGCCGCCACCGACTACGGCTGTGATCCGGTGGAAGGCGAGTTGCTCCACGCTGGCGTGGAGAGCCTGATCCTGCGCCGCGACGACGAGCGCGCCGGCACCGTCCACGTACACTTCCCGCGCATCGGCTTCAGCATCCGCCCGGCCTGA
- a CDS encoding GIY-YIG nuclease family protein has translation MTAAAAKPWFVYLVRAENGALYCGISDDAQRRFEAHRSGKGARFFHSSPAQALVYVEACPGKGDALRRERAIKALSKKAKERLVLANPFTISAVDVVPSEG, from the coding sequence GTGACGGCCGCCGCGGCCAAGCCCTGGTTCGTCTACCTGGTGCGCGCCGAAAACGGCGCGCTCTACTGCGGTATCAGTGACGACGCGCAGCGCCGCTTCGAGGCCCATCGCAGCGGCAAGGGCGCGCGCTTTTTCCATTCCAGTCCTGCGCAAGCCCTGGTCTATGTCGAGGCCTGCCCCGGCAAGGGCGACGCCCTGCGCCGCGAACGGGCGATCAAGGCGCTGAGCAAGAAGGCCAAGGAGCGCCTGGTGCTGGCCAATCCCTTCACCATCAGCGCCGTGGATGTCGTCCCATCCGAGGGATGA
- a CDS encoding glutathione S-transferase C-terminal domain-containing protein, translated as MITLFQFPPAFNVPNVSPFCLKLETFLRLAGLEYQVKPVMDPRKGPKGKLPFITLDGKPIADTAIIMRTLQQYYEFDLDAGLDARGRGWAVSITRLCDEHLVPLLVYFRWLDEQGFRQVKDVMLRGIPAPLRPLVGVMLQRKIRGDLKGRGLLRHTREELLSFARDDLEALDGMLGDLPYFGGAQPCSADAATYGVLANLVLSTLETPLNDMARSYERLVAYCDRMQARVWSS; from the coding sequence ATGATCACACTTTTCCAGTTCCCGCCCGCCTTCAACGTACCCAACGTCAGCCCCTTCTGCCTGAAGCTGGAGACCTTCCTCCGCCTCGCCGGGCTGGAGTACCAGGTCAAGCCGGTCATGGACCCGCGCAAGGGGCCCAAGGGCAAGCTGCCGTTCATCACGCTGGACGGCAAGCCCATCGCCGACACGGCGATCATCATGCGCACCCTGCAGCAGTACTACGAATTCGACCTCGACGCCGGCCTCGATGCCCGGGGCCGTGGCTGGGCGGTGTCGATCACCCGCCTGTGCGACGAGCACCTGGTCCCGCTGCTGGTGTACTTCCGCTGGCTCGACGAGCAGGGCTTCCGCCAGGTGAAGGACGTGATGCTGCGCGGCATCCCGGCCCCCCTGCGGCCGCTGGTGGGGGTGATGCTGCAGCGCAAGATCCGTGGCGACCTCAAGGGCCGCGGCCTGCTGCGCCACACCCGCGAGGAACTGCTGAGCTTCGCCCGCGACGACCTCGAGGCCCTCGACGGCATGCTCGGCGACCTACCGTACTTTGGTGGCGCCCAGCCTTGCAGCGCCGATGCCGCCACCTACGGCGTGCTGGCCAACCTCGTCCTCAGCACCCTGGAAACGCCGCTCAACGACATGGCGCGCAGCTACGAGCGCCTGGTCGCCTACTGCGACCGCATGCAGGCGCGGGTCTGGTCGTCGTGA
- a CDS encoding nuclear transport factor 2 family protein, which produces MAHANAQLIERFYQAFQRRDGDAMAACYSADVHFSDPVFTDLRGAEAGDMWRLLTARAQDFSLTYEGVTADDTRGSARWVASYTFTQTGRKVINHIQAHFHFRDGLICQHVDSFDLWAWSRQALGAKGALLGWAPPVQRAIRAQAAKGLAAYRAQRGANAR; this is translated from the coding sequence ATGGCCCATGCCAACGCCCAGTTGATCGAACGTTTCTACCAGGCCTTCCAGCGCCGCGATGGCGACGCCATGGCCGCCTGCTACAGCGCCGACGTGCACTTCAGCGACCCCGTCTTCACCGACCTGCGCGGCGCCGAGGCCGGCGACATGTGGCGCCTGCTCACCGCCCGTGCCCAGGACTTCTCGCTGACCTACGAGGGTGTCACGGCGGATGACACGCGCGGCTCGGCGCGCTGGGTGGCGTCCTACACCTTCACCCAGACCGGTCGGAAAGTGATCAATCACATCCAGGCACATTTCCACTTTCGCGACGGATTGATCTGTCAGCACGTGGACAGCTTCGACCTGTGGGCATGGTCGCGCCAGGCGCTGGGCGCCAAGGGAGCCCTGCTGGGCTGGGCGCCACCGGTGCAGCGGGCGATTCGCGCGCAGGCCGCCAAGGGGCTCGCGGCGTACCGCGCACAACGCGGGGCGAATGCCCGATAG
- a CDS encoding GlxA family transcriptional regulator, whose amino-acid sequence MFRIALFVCPQTLCSSLGLAMDSFHLANRLAGARRFEVLRVSADGAPVALPFGRVEVEGGLDLAGRCDLLLIPATGADVAATLAANQALLAWLRHAPASVELGSLCSSAFLLAEAGVLDERRATTHWALEAAFRERYPQVRLDIDALCTDDQGRLCSGGAQAGLDLCLYLIERHAGAALARRAAATLVFEHGRGRQRRFTPLLPDPLPAGSPLQPLLAWLDDNYAQPFDLASLAQRVHCSTRTLLRRFREQVGMSPNDYVQRLRIASAQEALGDPGRSLERIASDVGYADRASFARLFKQVCGETPGAFRQRLLGRQA is encoded by the coding sequence ATGTTCAGGATAGCCCTGTTCGTCTGCCCGCAAACCCTGTGTTCCAGCCTCGGCCTGGCCATGGACAGTTTCCACCTCGCCAACCGCCTGGCCGGCGCGCGGCGTTTCGAGGTGCTGCGGGTCAGCGCCGATGGCGCGCCGGTGGCATTGCCGTTCGGCCGCGTGGAAGTGGAAGGCGGCCTCGACCTCGCCGGGCGCTGCGACCTGCTGCTGATTCCTGCCACCGGCGCGGACGTTGCCGCCACCCTCGCCGCCAACCAGGCGCTGCTCGCCTGGCTGCGACATGCGCCTGCCAGCGTGGAGCTGGGCAGCCTGTGCAGCAGCGCCTTCCTGCTGGCCGAAGCCGGCGTGCTGGACGAGCGCCGCGCCACCACGCACTGGGCACTGGAAGCGGCCTTCCGCGAACGTTATCCCCAGGTGCGGCTGGACATCGACGCCCTGTGCACCGACGACCAGGGCCGGCTCTGCTCCGGCGGCGCCCAGGCCGGGCTGGACCTGTGCCTGTACCTGATCGAGCGCCACGCCGGCGCGGCACTGGCGCGGCGCGCGGCGGCGACCCTGGTGTTCGAGCACGGGCGCGGCCGCCAGCGGCGCTTCACGCCCCTTCTGCCCGACCCGCTGCCGGCAGGCTCACCGCTGCAGCCGCTGCTGGCCTGGCTGGACGACAACTACGCGCAGCCCTTCGACCTCGCCTCGCTTGCGCAGCGCGTGCATTGCTCCACGCGCACGCTGTTGCGGCGCTTCCGCGAGCAGGTGGGCATGTCGCCGAACGACTATGTGCAGCGCCTGCGCATCGCGTCGGCGCAGGAGGCGCTGGGTGATCCGGGGCGGTCGCTGGAGCGCATCGCCAGCGACGTCGGCTATGCCGACCGGGCCAGCTTCGCGCGGCTGTTCAAGCAGGTATGCGGGGAGACGCCGGGGGCCTTCCGGCAGCGGCTGCTGGGGCGGCAGGCTTGA
- the pcsA gene encoding phosphatidylcholine synthase, whose protein sequence is MNLSKAKAWGAHAVTSSGVILALLALLALVDNRPQACLLWLGVALLVDGLDGTLARKFDVKAVLPHFDGSTLDLVIDYLTYVFIPAIFIYRYIPLPVHTELLAVGVILVSSLFCFCNVNMKSKDNYFVGFPAAWNVVAVYFFVLDLHPWVSFVTVLALAALTLTRMKFLHPFRVRQFMPLNIAVTFIWMLSSALLILQHPVDQPWLLGLWFAASAYFVGVCVWRTAMEWFH, encoded by the coding sequence ATGAACCTCAGCAAAGCCAAGGCCTGGGGCGCCCACGCGGTGACCTCCAGTGGTGTCATCCTCGCGCTGCTGGCGCTGCTCGCGCTGGTCGACAACAGGCCGCAGGCCTGCCTGCTGTGGCTGGGCGTGGCGCTGCTGGTGGACGGCCTGGACGGCACCCTGGCGCGCAAGTTCGACGTCAAGGCGGTGCTGCCGCACTTCGATGGCTCGACCCTGGACCTGGTGATCGACTACCTGACCTACGTGTTCATCCCGGCGATCTTCATCTACCGCTACATCCCGCTGCCGGTGCACACCGAGCTGCTGGCGGTGGGGGTGATCCTGGTGTCCTCGCTGTTCTGCTTCTGCAACGTCAACATGAAGAGCAAGGACAACTACTTCGTCGGCTTCCCGGCGGCGTGGAATGTGGTGGCGGTGTACTTCTTCGTGCTCGACCTGCACCCCTGGGTGAGCTTCGTCACCGTGCTGGCGCTGGCCGCGCTGACCCTGACCCGCATGAAGTTCCTGCACCCCTTCCGGGTGCGCCAGTTCATGCCGCTGAACATCGCCGTGACCTTCATCTGGATGCTCAGCAGTGCGCTGCTGATCCTCCAGCACCCCGTGGACCAACCCTGGCTGCTCGGCCTGTGGTTCGCCGCCTCCGCCTACTTCGTCGGCGTCTGCGTGTGGCGCACCGCAATGGAGTGGTTCCACTGA
- a CDS encoding amino acid ABC transporter ATP-binding protein has protein sequence MSEATNKTAQPAIGDHVMITMKGVNKWYGQFHVLKDINLEVKQGERIVLCGPSGSGKSTTIRCINRLEEHQQGSIVVDGTELTNDLKQIEAIRSEVGMVFQHFNLFPHLTVLQNCILAPMWVRKMPKRQAEEIAMHYLERVRIPEQANKFPGQLSGGQQQRVAIARALCMKPKIMLFDEPTSALDPEMVKEVLDTMIGLAQSGMTMLCVTHEMGFARTVANRVIFMDKGEIVEQAPPDQFFDNPRSDRTKLFLSQILH, from the coding sequence ATGTCTGAAGCCACCAACAAGACCGCACAGCCGGCCATCGGCGATCACGTGATGATCACCATGAAGGGCGTGAACAAGTGGTACGGCCAGTTCCACGTGCTCAAGGACATCAACCTGGAGGTCAAGCAGGGCGAGCGCATCGTGCTCTGCGGGCCGTCCGGCTCGGGCAAGTCCACCACCATCCGCTGCATCAACCGCCTGGAGGAACACCAGCAGGGCAGCATCGTGGTGGACGGCACCGAGCTGACCAACGACCTCAAGCAGATCGAGGCGATCCGCAGCGAAGTCGGCATGGTGTTCCAGCACTTCAACCTGTTCCCGCACCTGACCGTGCTGCAGAACTGCATCCTGGCGCCCATGTGGGTGCGCAAGATGCCCAAGCGCCAGGCCGAGGAAATCGCCATGCATTACCTGGAGCGCGTGCGCATCCCGGAGCAGGCCAACAAGTTCCCGGGCCAGCTCTCCGGCGGCCAGCAGCAGCGCGTGGCGATCGCCCGCGCGCTGTGCATGAAGCCGAAGATCATGCTGTTCGACGAACCCACCTCGGCGCTCGACCCGGAAATGGTCAAGGAAGTGCTCGACACCATGATCGGCCTGGCGCAGAGCGGCATGACCATGCTCTGCGTGACCCACGAGATGGGCTTTGCGCGCACCGTGGCGAACCGGGTGATCTTCATGGACAAGGGTGAGATCGTCGAACAGGCGCCGCCGGATCAGTTCTTCGACAACCCGCGGTCGGACCGCACCAAGCTGTTCCTCAGTCAGATCCTGCACTGA
- a CDS encoding amino acid ABC transporter permease, producing the protein MTTHTFKPDLPPPAMSVGVLAWLRANLFSSWFNTLLTLVGLYLVYLILPPLLEWAIIKADWTGSTRADCSREGACWVFIGSRFGQFMYGFYPEELRWRVDLTVLFVVFGAAPLFLKRFAYKVKYGLGFLVALPIIAYWLLHGGFLGLETVPTSAWGGLMLTVVIAAVGICGAMPLGILLALGRRSKMPAIKVICVTTIEFWRGVPLITVLFMSSVMLPLFLPEGMNLDKLLRAMVMVVLFEAAYIAEVVRGGMQAIPKGQYEAAAAMGLGYWRTMGLVILPQALKLVIPGIVNTFIALFKDTSLVIIIGLFDFLNSIKRATADPAWLGMATEGYVFAAVVYWIFCFGMSRYSMHLEHKLDTGHKR; encoded by the coding sequence ATGACGACGCATACCTTCAAGCCCGACCTGCCGCCGCCCGCGATGAGCGTGGGCGTGCTCGCCTGGCTGCGCGCCAACCTGTTCTCCAGCTGGTTCAATACCCTGCTGACGCTGGTCGGCCTCTACCTGGTCTACCTGATCCTGCCGCCGCTGCTGGAGTGGGCGATCATCAAGGCCGACTGGACCGGCAGCACCCGCGCCGACTGTTCCCGCGAGGGCGCCTGCTGGGTGTTCATCGGCTCGCGTTTCGGCCAGTTCATGTACGGCTTCTACCCCGAGGAGCTGCGCTGGCGCGTAGACCTCACCGTGCTGTTCGTGGTGTTCGGCGCGGCGCCGCTGTTCCTCAAGCGCTTCGCCTACAAGGTGAAGTACGGCCTGGGCTTCCTGGTGGCGCTGCCGATCATCGCCTACTGGCTGCTGCACGGTGGCTTCCTCGGCCTGGAAACCGTGCCGACCAGCGCCTGGGGCGGCCTGATGCTCACCGTGGTGATCGCTGCGGTCGGCATCTGCGGGGCGATGCCGCTGGGCATCCTGCTGGCGCTCGGGCGGCGTTCGAAGATGCCGGCGATCAAGGTCATCTGCGTCACCACCATCGAGTTCTGGCGCGGCGTGCCGCTGATCACGGTGCTGTTCATGTCCTCGGTGATGCTGCCGCTGTTCCTGCCCGAGGGGATGAACCTGGACAAGCTGCTGCGGGCCATGGTGATGGTGGTGCTGTTCGAGGCCGCCTATATCGCCGAGGTGGTGCGCGGCGGCATGCAGGCCATCCCCAAGGGGCAGTACGAGGCCGCGGCCGCCATGGGCCTGGGCTACTGGCGGACCATGGGCCTGGTGATCCTGCCGCAGGCGCTCAAGCTGGTCATCCCCGGCATCGTCAACACCTTCATTGCGCTGTTCAAGGACACGAGCCTGGTGATCATCATCGGCCTGTTCGACTTCCTCAACAGCATCAAGCGCGCCACCGCGGACCCGGCCTGGCTGGGCATGGCCACCGAAGGCTATGTGTTCGCCGCGGTCGTCTACTGGATTTTCTGTTTCGGCATGTCCCGCTACTCCATGCACTTGGAGCACAAGCTGGACACGGGCCACAAGCGTTAG